One genomic region from Prunus persica cultivar Lovell chromosome G3, Prunus_persica_NCBIv2, whole genome shotgun sequence encodes:
- the LOC18781051 gene encoding MLO-like protein 12 encodes MDQGKGGSLEETPTWAVSVFALFFFFLSFVIDSSIHHLTTFLNRRRRKSLNRALMKFKTEMMKLGFVSLLLTISEVPISKICVAQTLADTFLPCKYVEDAEPAVSSATQLSGSNSTNFSKEVNDENYCEAKGMVSLVSREGVLQLNIFISMLAVFHVLYCILTMFLGMAKMRKWNAWEDETQTLEYQIRNDSRRFQLIHQTPFGKRHLKFWSKHPLLLWPVCFARQFSGSISKADYMTLRNGFIEANFTKSSNFNFLKFLARAFDDDFEQVVGIRFWIWLFSILFIFSSAHVFYNHYWLPFIPLLIVLVVGAKLEMIITKMCVESCKNPVIRGCLVVKLNDDLFWFGRPHWLLHLIQFVLIQNSFQLAFLTWTWFQYGQGSCLNSKKEVIAIRISMGLLVQFICGYVTLPLHALVTQMGSGMKKAVFTERVVDGLKNWHKNARHRLSKSRSISKNSVEATDFSISDQMSTEILNFKSFPHSVVESSPCTSEIIEEKVPHNSLPKPDTTSVLIPEIAKEEENPKINGKMITYDGEISFGSSWKLESSKRSGVKSLQYVIDEDHDVNYF; translated from the exons atggaccAAGGGAAAGGAGGTTCGCTCGAAGAGACACCAACCTGGGCTGTATCAgtatttgctttgtttttcttcttcctatccTTCGTCATCGACTCTAGTATTCACCATCTAACAACg TTTCTTaatagaaggagaagaaaatcccTGAATAGGGCTTTGATGAAGTTCAAAACAG aaATGATGAAACTGGGTTTCGTATCACTGCTTCTTACGATATCAGAGGTGCCAATATCAAAAATCTGCGTTGCCCAAACTTTGGCAGACACTTTTCTTCCATGTAAATATGTGGAAGACGCAGAACCTGCTGTCTCATCCGCCACGCAACTTTCAGGCTCAAATTCCACCAATTTTTCTAAGGAAGTCAACGATGAAAATTACTGCGAGGCAAAG GGGATGGTTTCTCTAGTGTCAAGGGAAGGAGTCTTGCAACTGAACATCTTTATCTCTATGTTGGCAGTTTTTCATGTCCTCTACTGCATCCTAACCATGTTTCTTGGGATGGCCAAG ATGAGGAAATGGAATGCTTGGGAGGATGAGACTCAAACATTAGAATACCAGATTCGTAACG ATTCAAGGAGGTTCCAGCTTATCCATCAAACTCCCTTTGGGAAAAGACATTTGAAGTTCTGGAGTAAACATCCTCTGTTGCTTTGGCCT GTTTGTTTTGCTCGACAGTTTAGTGGTTCAATCTCAAAAGCCGATTACATGACGCTGCGAAATGGGTTCATTGAG GCAAACTTCACCAAAAGTAGCAACTTCAATTTCCTGAAATTCCTTGCAAGAGCTTTCGATGACGACTTTGAGCAAGTGGTTGGAATAAG ATTTTGGATCTGGCTCTTCTCCatccttttcatattttccagtGCACATG tgTTTTATAACCATTATTGGCTACCATTCATCCCCCTACTG ATTGTCCTGGTTGTGGGTGCGAAGCTGGAAATGATCATAACCAAAATGTGTGTGGAGAGTTGCAAGAATCCCGTCATTCGAGGTTGTCTTGTAGTGAAGCTCAATGATGACTTGTTTTGGTTTGGTCGACCACATTGGCTTCTTCATCTCATCCAATTCGTCCTAATCCAG AACTCCTTTCAACTGGCATTCTTAACGTGGACATGG TTTCAGTATGGCCAAGGGTCTTGCCTAAATAGCAAAAAGGAAGTCATAGCCATAAGGATTTCCATGGGACTTCTTGTGCAGTTCATTTGCGGTTATGTGACCCTACCTCTTCATGCACTTGTTACCCAG ATGGGTTCTGGCATGAAGAAAGCAGTGTTTACTGAACGTGTAGTAGATGGCCTCAAAAACTGGCACAAGAATGCACGACACAGGCTCTCCAAGAGCAGATCCATTTCCAAGAACAGTGTTGAAGCAACTGACTTTTCCATTTCAGATCAAATGAGTACTGAAATActaaattttaaaagttttcCACATTCAGTCGTGGAAAGCTCTCCTTGTACCTCTGAAATCATAGAAGAGAAAGTCCCACACAATTCTCTTCCAAAACCAGATACAACAAGTGTATTGATTCCAGAAATCgccaaagaggaagaaaatccAAAGATCAATGGAAAAATGATAACTTACGATGGTGAGATATCATTTGGGAGTAGTTGGAAATTAGAAAGTAGCAAGCGAAGTGGAGTGAAATCACTTCAGTACGTAATTGATGAAGATCATGACGTCAACTACTTTTGA